The Haematobia irritans isolate KBUSLIRL chromosome 1, ASM5000362v1, whole genome shotgun sequence DNA segment AATGGCCAAACCACATTGCCAACCTCAATTTATCATCCAAATAATGCTGGGATTTGTGCCACTACTTCCGCCTATCAGAACATACGAATTCCTCATACATTCATGGTTCATACCTATGGCATTCCAACAGTCTGCCAATATTGCAAAAAGCTACTCAAGGGCCTTTTCAAACAGGGTCTACAATGCCGCGATTGCCAATATAATACCCACAAAAAGTGTATGGATAAAGTGCCACAAGATTGTGCTGGAGAACGCCAATTACATCCGAATGATTTCAATGAAACTTTCACACCGACCCATGCGTCACATAAGGAACGGGACAATTTCTTCAGGGAAGAGTTTGACGATAGTGATTTTGATGATACCACATCGGGTGATTATAACAGGACAACTACTGGGAGCTCTGGTGTGGGCGTAATGACCAATAAGCAAGGACGTTTAGGCAATATGGGTGGAAAGACTACAACAAATGCTCAAAACTCTCCACCTGAGTTGGTTAATGGCCTGAAGAGTAATGACAACGAACGATTATCGTATCACAATGAAAATCGTAGTACAGGAGAAGGTCAATCTATAGATGGACAATCGGAACAATCGAGTTCTTCGTCATCGCCAAGTGCCAATATACCTCTAATGCGTATCGTACAATCAGTGAAACACACCAAGAAACGTGGTGGTCAGGCCATAAAAGAGGGATGGCTGGTCCACTACACCAGTCTGGATAATACGGTGAAACGTTATTTCTGGCGTCTGGACTCCAAGACGATAACCCTCTTTATATCGGAACAAGGAAGTAAATATCACAAGGAGATACCCTTGGCCGAAATACAAAGCATCGATACAAATAATGATGTGCGAATAGACAACAACTATTGCTTCGAGATAAAAACTTCCAATGTCAGTTACTATGTTGGTCAAGATCCCTTGGCTGGGGTGAGAGAAGAACAAGCGGTACGTTTGCCACCACCCGATAGTGGTATTGGTACCGATATTGCTAAGAGCTGGGAGACTTCGATTAAACAGGCTTATATGCATGTTACGAATACACGTAAGTTGTTGTCCCTCAAATTTCcttaattttactatagaaggaACTCCTTTTTCTCTCTTTCAGAATGTTGTGAATCCGAGGAAAATGTTCAAGATATGGGTCAACTGTATCAAATCTTCCCCGATGAAGTTTTGGGATCTGGCCAGTTTGGTGTTGTCTATGGTGGCATACATAAAAAGACCAAACGGGAGGTAGCCATAAAGGTCATTGATAAGCTGAGATTCCCTACCAAGCAAGAAGCTCAATTAAAGAATGAAGTTGCCATACTACAGGTAAgggaaaattgtggaaaaaaataAGCGAGTCTCTGAGAATCATTTAGTAAAACAACTTCAAGTGTTCTTAATGTGATATTCTATCTACTTGCCATTGGAACTATGGCTAAGGTCCACAGGTAAAAACCACTCTTCGAAGCATAGAAAAAGGCTATTTGAATTTCTCTCTATGAATCAGCTGGTTTTGGTAGCTTCCGAAGAACTCCAGACTTAACTCTGCGCAAAGATTTCCGGACCATTGTTTTTGCAATGAAATAAAGAGATATAATTCAAAAATCGAATTTCGAAGCTCTTTTAGGCTATACCATAGTGATGaatttctttcttatcactaagtgatgtccgattccatgtttagatccatgacaagggacctacttactataaccgagtccgaacggcgttccacagtggggtgaaacctcttagagaagctttgaaacactcagaaatgtgacTAGCATTACTCAGAGGGGATAACCAACCGCACCTTGAATACATTTTGGTGTCCGGTTGAACCTACGAccatatgtatgcaaggcgggcattcaaaccattgcaccacagtgcatGTTGAATTGTCTCCTTCCTGGACGCAAAAACTTACCAAAAGCTTAAGGACCAAAATCGAACTTTATCAAAAAACTCGAAGTTAATTCGAAAGGAATTCTAAGGACTGCCAACCAACGTCTTTTCTTAAGCAAGATAAAGCAACAAATCGCTTATATTTCAAAGTGATATAAATCCTTCTTATGGAATGTCCACACCATTTTATGCCCTCTACaacaggggtataataactttattACTTCGTTTGGACTGTATCGAGATATTGGGCTCAGACCACATTCGTAGTCGTGGAGAAATTCCTTGTCGATCTGGCGAAgtctgttcgtccgtctgttgtagtCACAcctacttccgaacgaatcacaTTATTagcgtgaaacttggcacaagtagttgttattcaagCAGGTCAGATGTTATTGCAAATTTCTCATCTCGGAACACTTTTGAATTCTCAaatctcttggaagagcaaatttcatctgatcggtTTGGTACGTACCATTGACTTTTTCCTTTTGCTTAATTTTTCAGAATATCACCCATTGTGGTGTCGTCAATCTGGAGCGAATGTTCGAAACACCCGAACGTATTTTTGTGGTAATGGAAAAGCTCAAAGGTGATATGTTAGAAATGATTCTCTCACACGAACGTGGACGATTGAGCGAAAGAGTTACGAAATTCCtgataacacaaattttgatcGCTCTCAAACATCTGCATAGTCAAAATATTGTTCATTGTGATTTGAAACCGGAAAATGTCCTGCTTTCGTCTGATGCTGAATTTCCTCAGGTGAAATTGTGCGATTTTGGCTATGCTCGTATTATAGGAGAAAAATCATTCCGTCGATCGGTGGTGGGAACACCAGCCTATTTAGGTTTGTCTTgtaatgtaaatttaaaaagaacttttttattAATCCATGATTTGTAATTACAGCTCCTGAGGTCTTAAGGAATAAAGGATACAATCGCTCCCTCGATATGTGGAGTGTAGGTGTAATCATTTATGTAAGTCTGAGCGGTACGTTTCCATTCAATGAAGAAGAAGACATCAATGATCAAATCCAAAATGCTGCATTTATGTATCCTCCAAATCCATGGAAAGAAATATCATCAAATGGTAAGTGATTTATAACGGATTCAGGGTGGTTAGCttgaagaaaaaaagaataaGAGTCACACGCAATAACAGTCACAGATGCCATGATTTTATAGTCGTCTTTATAAGGTACAATCTCAACGCTGTCAGGAATAGACAATACCAAGAGGTTCAGCAACTCCTTGTTTCACTACTTATTATCTCACAACTTTACAAACGACTGGCTCCCCCACATTAATGACAGGCAGCTAAGAAATTTTCCATGAGACTCGGAAGATGATATGCCTTTAATGTTTTGGCTACTGGTTTGCAATGCTCGAGCTTTGCATGGCGTCAGCAGCGAAATCATTCTCCCCATTTCCCCCATCGTCTATAATCAGTGGCCAGGATCTCAATTCCTTCCATGCCCAGATGCTTCCAGGCCAGCGCCTTGGATACTTTGGCTTAGGTAATAACATCGGTAACATCGACTTGGATAAATCATGACGTTTCATTGGGTCAGAGACTATAAATGAGACGAATGGTTCTCCTTATCGGTCTATTACTCTCGGGATACAATAAACTATCTGTTGAAAACTTTGCGTATATCGTCGACAAAGTAGTTCTCTACCTTAATCTAGGTTACATTGATTCAGATGTCATGAGTTTTCCTTCTTTCCCTCGACTAACATAGTAATCTCTAGATTGAGATCCTTATTTCTAATGAGTACGATGAACTCATTTAGCTCATCATGGAGTCCAGCTGCTTCTGCTGGGATTTTAGGCCTCtcctgggcaattcgaccagaggTATGAAACGAACTTTTGGTGCAGCATGAACAAGATACGGACCAGCAACTCTTTGAATCGGTATTTTCCAAGAAGCCGTCCCAATTCGCTTTCTTTGGATTGATAAATGTACGGACTTCAGAGATTATGAAATCGGATGGGCGATAACATTGTGTGTCACTTTGGAGACGGCACTGCCGTgttttcaaatgttatttcgattGCCGCACTATAAACTATAAATCGATGTTAAACCTACCAGCCACCCTGGGCAATggtaagcatgtccgccttgcacacgaagggtcatgggttcaccaAAATGATCTCGGCGGTTGATTATCCCCTTTCAGTAATGCTCGCAATATTTCTAAGAGTATCGAAGCTTCTCTACGAAGGTTCGTCGTTAGATGGAAGAGATTTAATAACCCCGCTTTGAGGGACCATAATAGAGGGCTATAAAACGCGCAATCGCAAATGCTTTAGGATCTAAACAGTCATGGAATATTATACGGTTTATTGGTATAGGAAGAGCTTCGGGTTGTAATGATAACGTTGATGTTGATGAACtgaatatttgttgttgtcCTAGAGTGGATAATCTCTAAGATTTTGATGTGGATATCCCGGACTTTGTAACTAATTCGGATGGATTTCAATTTTCTTGTGTCGATTCTGCAGATGTGATTCTTAGCATCTCATctgtgaaattaaattttttctgttaCCATGGTATTGATCCGCCCCTCTTCAAGGTCTTATTACCACTTTTATTGTCCTATATAACCAGCATATTTAACAGGCTTATAATGACAAGCACTTTTCCTTCCTGGAAACACAGTAACGTTACCCCTATACCAAAAAGTGGTGGTGAATACCGTCCTATATCCATTTTAAGTTTTCTTTCAAAGGCATTTGAGAAGATAATCTATAGACAACTAtctgactatcttactaatggtTCGATGTTGTTAGAGAGACGGTCTGGCTTCCGACCTAAACACATCTGCATAACCGCCTTGACAGACGTCTCTTAACTTGGAGAACAGCGAAGTTACTTGATTAGATAGATCATGAAATATTATGtgttattaaacatttttaatatttcatcaCCCGCGACACTTCTCGTTTGGTTCTATTTATCGGCCACAATCTGTTACAGCAAACGGTTTATTGTCAGGAACTTTGGCCGTCAACAGGGGTGTTCATCAGGGCCCACTGCTGTTCTCGATCTATATTAAacgctgttttctgaagggaaaaaatgcggtggaagcaaaaacttggcttgataatgagtttccggactctgccccagggaaatcaacaataattgattggtatgcaaaattcaaacgtgATGAAATGAgcccggaggacggtgaacgcagtggacgtccgaaagaggtggttaccgacgaaaacatcaaaaaattccacaaaatgattttgaatgaccgtaaaatgaagttgatcgagatagcagaggccttaaagatatcaaaggaacgtgttggtcatatcattcatcaatat contains these protein-coding regions:
- the PKD gene encoding serine/threonine-protein kinase D3, whose product is MEGPEVTFLFQFGSLRDAVSVAANVLTLKTLKDLACEFINTKIPDSGLTYLSERILLFRHDYNSPNVLHIINSAADIVDETLVEIVLTASPILYPTSDMPTLKPHNLNVHSYKAPTFCDFCGEMLFGLVRQGLKCDGCGQNYHKRCVVKIPNNCNRSNNIISNSNNGNSKRSSMLQPPRSPSGGSTQSLISNDEPHAANNDSGSSLSVPTFHRSHHRSSSAGSRNGQTTLPTSIYHPNNAGICATTSAYQNIRIPHTFMVHTYGIPTVCQYCKKLLKGLFKQGLQCRDCQYNTHKKCMDKVPQDCAGERQLHPNDFNETFTPTHASHKERDNFFREEFDDSDFDDTTSGDYNRTTTGSSGVGVMTNKQGRLGNMGGKTTTNAQNSPPELVNGLKSNDNERLSYHNENRSTGEGQSIDGQSEQSSSSSSPSANIPLMRIVQSVKHTKKRGGQAIKEGWLVHYTSLDNTVKRYFWRLDSKTITLFISEQGSKYHKEIPLAEIQSIDTNNDVRIDNNYCFEIKTSNVSYYVGQDPLAGVREEQAVRLPPPDSGIGTDIAKSWETSIKQAYMHVTNTQCCESEENVQDMGQLYQIFPDEVLGSGQFGVVYGGIHKKTKREVAIKVIDKLRFPTKQEAQLKNEVAILQNITHCGVVNLERMFETPERIFVVMEKLKGDMLEMILSHERGRLSERVTKFLITQILIALKHLHSQNIVHCDLKPENVLLSSDAEFPQVKLCDFGYARIIGEKSFRRSVVGTPAYLAPEVLRNKGYNRSLDMWSVGVIIYVSLSGTFPFNEEEDINDQIQNAAFMYPPNPWKEISSNAIDLINNLLQVKQRKRYTVDKSLQHYWLQDKQTYRDLRNLEAQVGTRYLTHEADDMRWASTGDM